A single genomic interval of Bacteroidetes bacterium GWF2_43_63 harbors:
- a CDS encoding ATP synthase F1 subunit delta: MNNTQIPKRYARALFELADEMNILPAVEQNIRLLKSTCEQVPEFRQLLRSPIVKPLLKKKVVSALFEKDFHDLSIRFLKLVIQQGRENYLLETANEFIALCREKDGIIEVELTSAVNLNEEIIKQIEDRISELTGLKPDTTRKVNPNLLGGFKVRFGDNMYDASLRNKILKIKRDFQTNIYEKGF, from the coding sequence ATGAACAACACTCAGATCCCCAAACGATACGCACGGGCGCTTTTTGAACTGGCCGATGAAATGAATATTCTGCCTGCAGTTGAGCAAAATATTCGTTTGCTGAAAAGCACCTGCGAGCAAGTTCCCGAATTCAGACAACTTCTGCGTAGCCCGATTGTAAAACCATTACTGAAAAAGAAAGTAGTGTCCGCACTGTTCGAAAAGGATTTTCACGATCTCAGCATACGCTTTCTGAAGCTTGTTATTCAACAGGGTCGCGAAAACTATTTGCTTGAAACAGCAAATGAATTCATTGCACTTTGCAGAGAAAAAGATGGAATAATTGAAGTTGAGCTTACATCAGCAGTAAACCTGAACGAAGAAATTATAAAGCAAATTGAAGACAGAATTTCTGAGCTCACTGGCTTGAAACCTGACACAACCAGAAAAGTCAATCCAAATTTGCTGGGTGGCTTTAAGGTTCGCTTTGGCGACAACATGTATGATGCATCTCTCAGAAATAAAATATTGAAAATCAAACGCGATTTTCAAACTAACATTTACGAAAAAGGATTTTAA
- a CDS encoding F0F1 ATP synthase subunit alpha — MAEIKPSEVTAILRQQISGMNLGSNLEETGTVLEIGDGIARVYGLSNARAGEMVEFEKTGLKGIVLNLETDNVGIVLLGGTQNLNEGDVVKRTGTIASIMVGEGLLGRVINTIGEPIDGKGPIQGELFEMPLERKAPGVIFRQPVTEPLQTGIKAIDAMIPIGRGQRELIIGDRQTGKTAIAIDTIINQRENYEKGNPVYCIYVAIGQKGSTVAQIAKTLEEKGAMPYTVIISATASMPAALQFYAPYAGASIGEYFRDTGRPALAIYDDLSKQAVAYREVSLLLRRPPGREAYPGDVFYLHSRLLERAAKVIKSDEVAKQMNDLPESIRHLVKGGGSLTALPIIETQAGDVSAYIPTNVISITDGQIFLETNLFNSGIRPAINVGISVSRVGGNAQIKAMKKIAGTLKIDQAQFRELEAFSKFGSDLDASTKAVLDKGTRNVEILKQPQYSPMSVEKQVAIIFAGTRGLLKAVPIKQVKNFETEYLHHLEDHHADILSELRKGVLTDEMIAKLDKIALDIAGRYH; from the coding sequence ATGGCAGAAATAAAACCATCGGAAGTAACCGCCATTCTTCGTCAGCAGATTTCGGGAATGAATCTCGGAAGCAACCTCGAAGAAACAGGAACCGTACTTGAAATAGGCGACGGAATTGCGCGCGTGTATGGACTTAGCAACGCCCGCGCCGGCGAAATGGTCGAATTCGAAAAAACAGGACTCAAGGGTATCGTGCTAAACCTCGAAACCGACAATGTCGGGATTGTGCTTCTCGGAGGCACCCAAAATCTGAACGAAGGAGATGTGGTAAAACGCACCGGAACGATTGCTTCAATTATGGTCGGCGAAGGATTACTTGGTCGTGTTATCAACACCATCGGTGAACCCATCGACGGCAAAGGCCCGATTCAGGGTGAATTGTTCGAAATGCCGCTCGAGCGAAAAGCTCCGGGCGTTATTTTCCGTCAACCGGTAACTGAACCGCTGCAAACCGGTATCAAAGCCATCGATGCTATGATCCCCATCGGCCGGGGTCAGCGCGAACTCATTATTGGTGACCGTCAGACCGGAAAAACTGCAATTGCGATTGACACCATCATCAACCAGCGCGAGAATTACGAAAAAGGAAATCCGGTTTATTGCATTTATGTGGCCATTGGACAGAAAGGTTCGACGGTTGCACAGATTGCTAAAACGCTCGAAGAAAAAGGCGCCATGCCTTACACAGTTATTATTTCAGCAACCGCTTCGATGCCTGCCGCACTGCAATTCTACGCACCATACGCAGGCGCATCTATCGGCGAATATTTCCGCGATACTGGTCGTCCTGCTTTGGCTATTTACGATGACTTATCAAAACAGGCCGTAGCATACCGTGAAGTTTCACTGTTGCTGCGTCGTCCGCCGGGACGCGAAGCATATCCGGGCGATGTTTTCTACCTCCACTCTCGCTTACTTGAGCGCGCTGCAAAAGTGATTAAAAGCGACGAAGTGGCCAAACAAATGAATGACCTGCCGGAAAGCATCAGACATCTTGTAAAAGGTGGCGGCTCTCTGACTGCACTTCCAATCATCGAAACACAGGCAGGTGACGTTTCTGCATACATTCCGACCAACGTTATTTCCATTACCGATGGTCAGATTTTTCTCGAGACTAACCTCTTCAACTCCGGTATCCGCCCCGCTATCAACGTGGGTATCTCGGTTAGCCGCGTAGGCGGTAACGCTCAGATCAAGGCAATGAAGAAAATTGCGGGAACCCTCAAGATTGATCAGGCCCAGTTCCGCGAACTTGAAGCATTTTCAAAATTCGGCTCCGATCTCGACGCATCTACCAAGGCCGTTCTCGACAAAGGAACCCGCAACGTGGAAATTTTAAAACAGCCGCAATATTCGCCCATGTCGGTCGAAAAGCAAGTGGCCATCATCTTTGCAGGAACTCGTGGATTGTTGAAAGCAGTCCCCATAAAACAGGTTAAAAATTTCGAAACTGAATATCTGCATCATCTCGAAGACCATCACGCTGACATTTTGAGCGAACTTCGCAAAGGTGTACTGACAGACGAAATGATTGCCAAACTTGATAAAATAGCGCTTGATATTGCAGGCCGCTACCACTAA